The following coding sequences are from one Roseinatronobacter monicus window:
- a CDS encoding nucleoside/nucleotide kinase family protein has protein sequence MIYQSGVEREDWMNELTARLVNLASNGRSLVAIAGAPGSGKSTLSDTLCARLNAHSSGLAAVVQMDGFHFDDVVLRSQGTLARKGAPFTFDVCGLRSLLERLRTNHEGEIAVPVFDRELEISRGGARLIPQNVPIILVEGNYLLLDEAPWDTLHSLFDLKIALDVPLDELERRLVNRWVTLGFERREAIEKARANDLMNARKIREQSVAADIDLSLA, from the coding sequence ATGATTTATCAGTCCGGCGTTGAACGTGAAGATTGGATGAATGAGTTAACAGCTCGCCTTGTAAACCTTGCTTCAAATGGACGCAGTCTCGTGGCGATAGCAGGAGCGCCAGGAAGTGGCAAATCGACCTTGAGCGACACACTTTGCGCCCGGCTGAACGCACACTCGTCCGGTCTTGCCGCAGTTGTCCAGATGGATGGGTTTCATTTTGACGACGTGGTGCTCCGCTCTCAGGGCACTCTTGCGCGGAAAGGTGCTCCCTTTACATTCGATGTCTGTGGCCTCCGATCTCTGCTTGAACGGTTGCGGACCAATCATGAAGGCGAAATAGCAGTGCCTGTGTTCGACCGTGAACTAGAGATTTCACGGGGAGGCGCGCGGCTGATTCCCCAGAATGTTCCGATCATTCTCGTCGAAGGCAACTATCTGTTGCTTGATGAGGCACCTTGGGACACGCTCCATTCGCTCTTTGATCTTAAGATCGCGCTGGATGTCCCGCTTGATGAGCTGGAACGACGGCTTGTCAACCGCTGGGTTACCCTTGGATTCGAACGTCGCGAAGCAATCGAAAAAGCGCGAGCGAATGACCTTATGAACGCAAGAAAGATTCGGGAACAAAGCGTTGCGGCCGACATCGACCTCTCATTAGCCTGA